In one window of Helianthus annuus cultivar XRQ/B chromosome 17, HanXRQr2.0-SUNRISE, whole genome shotgun sequence DNA:
- the LOC110920818 gene encoding GDSL esterase/lipase At1g28590 isoform X2 — protein MASSSISITSGVFLVIFVWLWSSCLYANGCYTSIISFGDSLADTGNLKHLASISNQVFPVFLPPYGENFMNQTTGRCSNGRLIIDFLAERLGLPLTPPFLQDNGNNNMVTFKQGVNFAVAGATALDPSVLEPRGIVNPMTNASLGVQLAWFKQSLPSICGNESNCRDFIGRSLILVGEIGGNDYNYPILWGQPIEEVEVLVPLVVDTIISTINELIGMGAKTLVVPGNFPVGCSASYLTVCGSQNEEYDPKTGCLVRLNQFAEYHNKLLQTKLKQVRDLHPDVNIFYADYYNAAMEIYRFPYKYGFTNGALKACCGGEGRYNVDPTVQCGEVSATVCDEPDTHVSWDGIHLTEAAYRVISKNLFSTPQFNSLCSTSTSGVGLSGSL, from the exons ATGGCTTCTTCTTCAATCTCCATAACTTCTGGAGTTTTTTTGGTGATTTTTGTGTGGCTATGGAGTAGTTGTTTGTATGCTAATGGATGCTATACGTCCATCATCAGCTTCGGCGACTCCCTTGCTGACACCGGTAACCTTAAACACCTCGCCTCGATATCCAACCAAGTGTTTCCAGTGTTTTTACCACCTTACGGTGAAAATTTTATGAATCAAACCACCGGCCGTTGTTCGAATGGCCGCCTCATCATTGATTTCCTCG CTGAAAGGCTCGGGTTGCCGCTGACACCACCATTTCTACAagacaatgggaacaacaacatgGTGACATTCAAACAAGGAGTGAATTTTGCAGTAGCGGGTGCAACAGCATTGGATCCATCAGTTCTTGAACCAAGAGGGATTGTAAATCCCATGACAAATGCGTCTTTAGGAGTTCAGTTAGCATGGTTTAAACAATCATTGCCTTCTATTTGTGGCAACGAATCAA ATTGTAGAGATTTTATTGGACGATCTTTGATCCTCGTGGGAGAGATTGGAGGAAATGATTACAACTATCCAATTCTTTGGGGACAACCAATCGAAGAGGTTGAAGTACTTGTTCCGCTTGTTGTTGATACCATCATCTCAACAATCAAT GAATTAATTGGAATGGGTGCCAAGACACTAGTTGTTCCAGGAAACTTTCCAGTTGGATGCTCTGCATCATATTTGACAGTTTGCGGTTCACAGAATGAAGAGTATGATCCTAAAACCGGTTGCCTCGTTCGGTTAAACCAGTTTGCTGAATACCACAACAAACTGCTACAAACAAAGTTAAAGCAAGTCCGAGATCTTCATCCTGATGTCAACATCTTCTATGCCGATTACTACAATGCTGCAATGGAAATCTACCGTTTTCCATATAAATACG GGTTCACGAACGGAGCTTTGAAGGCGTGTTGTGGAGGTGAAGGGCGGTATAATGTCGACCCAACAGTGCAATGTGGAGAGGTAAGTGCAACCGTGTGTGATGAACCCGATACACACGTCAGTTGGGACGGAATACATCTAACCGAAGCGGCATACCGAGTAATTTCCAAGAATTTGTTTTCTACACCTCAGTTTAATTCATTGTGTTCTACATCAACTTCAGGAGTTGGATTATCAGGTTCTTTGTAA
- the LOC110920818 gene encoding GDSL esterase/lipase At1g28580 isoform X1 — protein sequence MASSSSCSSSVSFGVILVWLMSCFSYGNGCYTSIISFGDSLADTGNLKQLGSISNREVFPLLLPPYGENFLNQSTGRCSNGRLIIDFLAERLGLPLTPPFLQDNGNNNMVTFKQGVNFAVAGATALDPSVLEPRGIVNPMTNASLGVQLAWFKQSLPSICGNESNCRDFIGRSLILVGEIGGNDYNYPILWGQPIEEVEVLVPLVVDTIISTINELIGMGAKTLVVPGNFPVGCSASYLTVCGSQNEEYDPKTGCLVRLNQFAEYHNKLLQTKLKQVRDLHPDVNIFYADYYNAAMEIYRFPYKYGFTNGALKACCGGEGRYNVDPTVQCGEVSATVCDEPDTHVSWDGIHLTEAAYRVISKNLFSTPQFNSLCSTSTSGVGLSGSL from the exons atggcttcttcttcttcttgttcatCCTCCGTAAGCTTTGGAGTGATTTTGGTGTGGTTAATGAGTTGCTTTTCGTATGGTAATGGATGCTATACGTCCATCATCAGCTTTGGTGACTCCCTTGCTGACACTGGTAACCTTAAACAGCTTGGATCCATATCAAACCGAGAAGTGTTTCCACTTCTTTTACCGCCTTACGGTGAAAACTTCTTGAATCAATCTACTGGCCGTTGTTCCAATGGCCGCCTCATCATCGATTTCCTTG CTGAAAGGCTCGGGTTGCCGCTGACACCACCATTTCTACAagacaatgggaacaacaacatgGTGACATTCAAACAAGGAGTGAATTTTGCAGTAGCGGGTGCAACAGCATTGGATCCATCAGTTCTTGAACCAAGAGGGATTGTAAATCCCATGACAAATGCGTCTTTAGGAGTTCAGTTAGCATGGTTTAAACAATCATTGCCTTCTATTTGTGGCAACGAATCAA ATTGTAGAGATTTTATTGGACGATCTTTGATCCTCGTGGGAGAGATTGGAGGAAATGATTACAACTATCCAATTCTTTGGGGACAACCAATCGAAGAGGTTGAAGTACTTGTTCCGCTTGTTGTTGATACCATCATCTCAACAATCAAT GAATTAATTGGAATGGGTGCCAAGACACTAGTTGTTCCAGGAAACTTTCCAGTTGGATGCTCTGCATCATATTTGACAGTTTGCGGTTCACAGAATGAAGAGTATGATCCTAAAACCGGTTGCCTCGTTCGGTTAAACCAGTTTGCTGAATACCACAACAAACTGCTACAAACAAAGTTAAAGCAAGTCCGAGATCTTCATCCTGATGTCAACATCTTCTATGCCGATTACTACAATGCTGCAATGGAAATCTACCGTTTTCCATATAAATACG GGTTCACGAACGGAGCTTTGAAGGCGTGTTGTGGAGGTGAAGGGCGGTATAATGTCGACCCAACAGTGCAATGTGGAGAGGTAAGTGCAACCGTGTGTGATGAACCCGATACACACGTCAGTTGGGACGGAATACATCTAACCGAAGCGGCATACCGAGTAATTTCCAAGAATTTGTTTTCTACACCTCAGTTTAATTCATTGTGTTCTACATCAACTTCAGGAGTTGGATTATCAGGTTCTTTGTAA